Proteins co-encoded in one Ignavibacteria bacterium genomic window:
- a CDS encoding cyclodeaminase/cyclohydrolase family protein, translated as MDTSKTLKQYLDELSSNSPTPGGGNVSAFCGSLASGLGEMVCNLTIGKKKYADFEPEMTVAKKSLEELKEKFILLANRDNEAFDRVMDAFKLPKETEDEKSARLEKIDEATFQAAEVPSEVIRTCNEVIPLIQTVVEKGNQNSLSDAGVAALLLSAASQGAFLNVLINCSSLKNQTIAGELLKSAEILCNDVKAQSASIVDKIIQRLK; from the coding sequence ATGGACACCTCAAAGACATTAAAACAGTACCTGGATGAACTTTCCTCAAACTCCCCTACCCCGGGAGGAGGCAACGTTTCGGCTTTCTGCGGCAGCCTGGCCTCGGGCCTTGGAGAGATGGTCTGCAATCTTACAATCGGGAAAAAGAAATATGCCGATTTTGAGCCCGAGATGACCGTGGCAAAAAAAAGCCTGGAGGAGTTAAAGGAAAAGTTCATACTTCTGGCAAACAGGGACAATGAGGCTTTTGACAGGGTTATGGATGCATTCAAGCTGCCCAAGGAGACCGAGGACGAAAAATCCGCACGGCTTGAGAAAATTGACGAGGCAACCTTCCAGGCAGCAGAAGTTCCCTCTGAAGTAATAAGGACGTGCAACGAGGTTATTCCCTTAATTCAGACTGTAGTTGAAAAAGGCAACCAGAACTCGCTTTCTGATGCCGGTGTGGCCGCCCTGCTTTTATCGGCAGCATCCCAGGGCGCATTCTTAAACGTTTTAATTAACTGCAGTTCTCTTAAAAATCAGACGATTGCCGGAGAACTCTTAAAAAGCGCTGAAATACTGTGCAATGATGTAAAGGCACAGAGCGCTTCAATCGTGGACAAAATCATTCAAAGGTTAAAATAA
- the proC gene encoding pyrroline-5-carboxylate reductase gives MAERKQSAAILGGGNIGSAIANGLVKSEVFKAGDITVTRRSKEHLKAFEGQGFRTDTSNSSAVNDSDIIIIAVTPQQLDGLLMEIKDSLDEKRHTVISVVSGASIKEIRRKIENNNIPVLRAMPNTAIAIRESMTCICADEASASGLYLTKRIFESVGKVLVIDEALMVPATALCACGIAFFLRAIRAASQGGIEIGFHAEDALLMAAQTAKGAASLLVDLGSHPEKEVDKVTTPQGCTIAGLNQMEHHGFSSALIKGITSSAEKASKLYSK, from the coding sequence ATGGCGGAAAGAAAACAAAGTGCGGCAATCTTAGGCGGCGGCAATATCGGCTCAGCAATTGCAAACGGGCTCGTAAAGTCTGAAGTCTTTAAGGCAGGCGACATTACAGTAACAAGGCGCAGCAAGGAACACCTGAAAGCCTTTGAAGGCCAGGGCTTCAGGACTGATACCAGCAATAGCTCAGCCGTAAATGACAGCGACATTATTATTATTGCAGTAACACCCCAGCAGCTCGACGGGCTTTTAATGGAAATAAAGGACTCCCTCGATGAAAAAAGGCACACTGTAATATCTGTCGTTTCAGGGGCGTCCATAAAAGAGATAAGGCGGAAAATAGAAAATAACAATATCCCCGTCTTAAGAGCCATGCCGAATACAGCAATTGCCATCAGGGAATCCATGACTTGCATCTGCGCCGACGAGGCAAGTGCATCAGGGCTTTATCTGACAAAGAGGATATTTGAATCGGTTGGCAAGGTGCTCGTAATAGACGAGGCCCTGATGGTTCCTGCAACCGCACTTTGCGCCTGCGGCATTGCATTTTTCTTAAGAGCCATACGCGCGGCCTCCCAGGGCGGAATTGAAATAGGATTTCATGCCGAAGACGCCCTTTTAATGGCAGCCCAGACGGCTAAAGGTGCCGCTTCACTTCTTGTGGACTTGGGAAGCCACCCTGAAAAGGAGGTGGACAAAGTCACAACCCCACAGGGGTGCACAATCGCAGGATTAAACCAGATGGAGCACCACGGCTTCAGCTCTGCACTTATAAAAGGAATTACCTCTTCGGCCGAGAAAGCCTCAAAGCTGTATTCCAAATAA
- the glgA gene encoding glycogen synthase GlgA — protein MPPSKKLKILFVTSEVVPFVKTGGLADVSAALPQTLTELGHEVRIVVPKYGAIDERRFKIHEVVRLKDLTLKIGEKDVVFSLRSSFLVGQKARVQIYFLDNYEYFGSRQGLYVDPNTGTDYPDNDERFILLARSIFELINKLGWIPDIIHGNDWQTGLIPAYLKTLYKNDDSLSAVKSIFTVHNLAYQGFFPKSEFSKTGLPEELNSEKGIEIYGRLNFMKSGLMFSDAITTVSERYAEEITKDEELSAGLKSVLTKRKKDLYGIINGIDDKVWNPETDSLIPKKYSAKTLDEKAENKKALTEKFELPYDENVPVIGCISRLVDAKGFDLIAAIIEDLMKMNLQVVLLGTGDRKYHTLFENIHSKYPQKFSCYLGFDDELAHLIEAGSDMFLMPSRYEPCGLNQMYSLMYGTVPVVRETGGLADTVEKYNEKEETGNGFVFKKYDPQDLLKEIKRAVKIFGDKKAWTKIAKSGMKCDFSWTASAKKYVDLYKKILNND, from the coding sequence ATGCCGCCATCAAAAAAGCTGAAAATTCTTTTTGTTACTTCTGAAGTCGTTCCTTTTGTTAAAACCGGTGGACTGGCTGACGTTTCAGCAGCTTTACCCCAGACATTGACTGAGCTTGGACACGAGGTCAGGATTGTCGTTCCGAAGTATGGCGCCATTGACGAAAGAAGATTTAAGATTCATGAAGTAGTCCGGCTCAAGGATCTGACGCTTAAGATCGGGGAAAAAGATGTCGTCTTTTCTCTCAGATCATCATTCCTGGTGGGGCAGAAAGCCCGCGTCCAGATCTATTTCCTCGATAATTATGAATATTTTGGCAGCCGCCAGGGCTTGTACGTCGATCCTAATACAGGTACCGACTATCCCGATAATGATGAACGCTTTATCCTCCTTGCCCGCAGTATCTTTGAACTGATAAATAAACTGGGCTGGATACCTGACATAATTCACGGCAACGACTGGCAGACGGGACTTATTCCGGCATACCTGAAAACGCTTTATAAAAACGATGACTCACTGTCTGCAGTTAAAAGCATCTTTACGGTTCATAACCTTGCATACCAGGGATTTTTCCCTAAAAGTGAATTTTCCAAGACGGGGCTGCCCGAAGAACTTAATTCAGAGAAGGGGATTGAGATCTACGGCAGGCTTAATTTTATGAAAAGCGGCCTCATGTTCTCAGACGCAATTACTACGGTAAGCGAACGCTATGCAGAGGAGATAACTAAAGATGAAGAGCTGAGCGCCGGCTTAAAAAGCGTCCTTACCAAGCGTAAAAAAGACTTATACGGAATTATTAACGGAATTGACGACAAGGTATGGAACCCCGAGACAGACAGCCTGATCCCGAAAAAATATTCTGCCAAAACCCTTGATGAAAAGGCTGAAAATAAAAAGGCTCTCACAGAAAAATTTGAACTTCCATACGACGAGAACGTGCCCGTTATCGGATGCATCTCAAGACTTGTTGACGCCAAGGGTTTTGACCTAATTGCTGCAATAATTGAGGACCTGATGAAAATGAATCTCCAGGTGGTCCTCCTTGGCACCGGAGACAGGAAATATCATACCTTGTTCGAGAATATTCACTCTAAATACCCGCAGAAATTCTCCTGCTACCTGGGCTTTGATGATGAACTGGCACACCTAATTGAAGCAGGAAGCGATATGTTCCTTATGCCTTCACGTTATGAACCCTGCGGACTTAATCAGATGTACAGCCTCATGTACGGCACTGTCCCGGTTGTAAGGGAAACAGGGGGACTTGCCGACACAGTGGAAAAATATAATGAAAAAGAAGAAACCGGCAACGGATTCGTATTCAAAAAATACGACCCTCAGGACCTTCTGAAAGAAATTAAAAGAGCAGTTAAGATCTTTGGCGATAAGAAAGCCTGGACAAAGATTGCAAAAAGCGGCATGAAGTGCGACTTCTCCTGGACAGCTTCGGCTAAGAAATACGTGGATTTATATAAGAAAATTTTGAATAATGATTGA
- a CDS encoding insulinase family protein, which yields MRILILLFLFTATSFAQTKLEDIKTFTLKNGMKIIILEDHSIPNANMYLFWRVGSRNEYPGITGISHFFEHMMFNGAKKYGPKVFDQVMEFNGGANNAYTTENVTVYTDWFPSNALKTIFDLESDRIQNLNFNDKLVESERGVILSERSTGLENSNFEFLNQPLLGVAMTAHPYHWPVIGYESDIKNWSKKDLQNYFKTYYAPNNCVAVISGDVRPEEVRHLAEKYFEPIPPQDPPRKIHTVEPEQLGEKRLTVYKAVSTPNVMVAYHVPQTGSEDFYALDLLNSILSEGKSSRLYNALVDKKQLATEVFTYTPQAFDPFLMFIYAVASNDIKAEALEEAIYSELDKISKEGVTDSELQKAKNQKLMEFYHSMETINGKANSIGTYELFFGDYAKLFSAPDDYNKVTNEDIKRAASKYFRPTNRTVGFLQPEKENK from the coding sequence ATGCGGATACTCATCCTGCTATTTCTTTTTACTGCCACGTCCTTTGCACAGACAAAGCTTGAGGATATAAAAACATTTACCCTCAAAAACGGCATGAAAATAATTATACTTGAGGACCACTCGATACCGAACGCAAACATGTACCTGTTCTGGCGCGTGGGTTCAAGAAATGAATACCCGGGCATTACAGGTATATCCCACTTTTTTGAACACATGATGTTTAACGGTGCCAAAAAATACGGCCCAAAGGTCTTCGACCAGGTAATGGAATTTAACGGCGGGGCAAATAACGCCTATACAACCGAAAACGTTACAGTTTATACCGACTGGTTTCCTTCCAATGCGCTCAAGACAATATTTGACCTGGAGAGTGACAGAATTCAAAACCTGAATTTTAACGATAAGCTCGTTGAAAGCGAAAGGGGAGTAATACTCTCTGAAAGAAGCACGGGACTTGAAAACAGCAACTTTGAATTCCTGAACCAGCCTTTGCTGGGCGTTGCAATGACGGCTCACCCATATCACTGGCCTGTTATAGGCTATGAGTCGGACATAAAAAACTGGTCTAAAAAGGACCTGCAGAATTACTTCAAGACCTACTACGCACCGAACAACTGTGTGGCCGTTATCTCGGGCGACGTCAGGCCTGAGGAGGTGCGTCATCTGGCAGAAAAATATTTTGAGCCGATACCGCCACAGGATCCTCCGCGCAAAATCCACACTGTTGAGCCTGAACAGCTGGGGGAAAAAAGACTTACTGTTTATAAGGCCGTATCAACACCGAACGTGATGGTTGCCTATCATGTGCCCCAAACGGGCTCAGAGGACTTCTACGCGCTGGACCTCCTTAATTCAATATTGTCCGAGGGGAAAAGCTCAAGGCTTTATAACGCCCTGGTAGATAAAAAACAGCTTGCAACAGAGGTATTCACCTACACCCCGCAGGCATTCGACCCCTTTTTGATGTTTATTTACGCCGTTGCCTCAAACGACATAAAAGCTGAAGCGCTTGAAGAAGCAATATACTCTGAACTGGATAAGATTTCAAAAGAAGGTGTAACAGACTCAGAGCTGCAGAAGGCAAAGAACCAGAAGCTAATGGAATTTTACCACAGCATGGAAACAATAAACGGAAAGGCAAACAGCATTGGCACTTATGAACTTTTCTTCGGAGACTATGCAAAACTCTTCAGTGCCCCTGATGATTACAACAAAGTTACAAATGAGGACATAAAGCGTGCAGCCTCTAAGTACTTCCGTCCAACAAACAGAACCGTTGGCTTCCTTCAGCCTGAAAAGGAGAATAAATAA
- a CDS encoding insulinase family protein: MKTNRILRTLKTLPAFLLFLAFLNQSLLAMNKKASEGGYKLPQYEKFTLGNGLTVYLMEQHEVPLVYLSLATPGGSIHDGEKAGLAFFTAEALHFGTKSYSKDQIEETFDFYGASFSSNAANESARINASFASKDRDKILPVIKEMIVNPVFDKTEFEKRKQRALLELKQAKESPRRVIKGYFDRFLYGNNPYGSPVAGTVTSVSTIVLEDLQNFYDKNYIPNGSAIALAGDFKAAEMKSYITSLFSDWKRKDIPSAETITPEGKLNSSRILLVNKDDATETTFLIGSYGIKQSNPDYVSVQVINTILGGRFTSWLNDELRVNSGLTYGARSDFSALKETGTFTISTYTGTATTVDAIDIALKVLKRLHEKGIDEKTLTSAKNYLKGQFPPKYETAGALSQLLVNMFTYNFNESFINDFEKNVDSLTLDKAKEIIAKYFPENNLQFVLIGKASEIKEKVAKYGQMTTVDIKDDSF; encoded by the coding sequence ATGAAAACTAATAGAATTTTACGCACTCTTAAAACCTTACCCGCATTTTTACTGTTCCTGGCTTTCTTAAACCAAAGCCTCCTTGCCATGAACAAAAAGGCTTCGGAAGGCGGCTATAAGCTCCCGCAGTATGAAAAGTTTACTCTGGGTAACGGGCTTACAGTCTATCTCATGGAGCAGCACGAGGTGCCGTTGGTATACCTTTCACTTGCAACTCCCGGGGGCTCAATCCATGACGGAGAGAAAGCAGGCCTTGCCTTCTTTACGGCTGAGGCCCTGCACTTCGGAACAAAGAGCTATTCAAAAGACCAGATAGAGGAAACCTTCGACTTCTACGGCGCCAGCTTCTCCTCAAATGCAGCTAATGAATCGGCCAGAATAAACGCTTCATTTGCATCCAAAGACAGGGATAAAATCCTGCCCGTCATAAAGGAAATGATAGTAAACCCGGTATTCGATAAAACAGAATTTGAAAAAAGAAAGCAGAGGGCTCTTTTAGAATTAAAACAGGCAAAGGAAAGTCCTCGCAGGGTAATTAAAGGCTATTTTGACAGGTTCCTCTACGGAAATAACCCCTACGGAAGCCCGGTTGCGGGAACCGTTACTTCTGTCTCAACCATCGTACTGGAGGATCTGCAGAACTTCTACGATAAAAATTATATTCCGAACGGTTCGGCAATTGCCCTGGCCGGGGACTTCAAGGCCGCCGAAATGAAAAGCTATATCACGAGCCTCTTTTCCGACTGGAAAAGAAAGGATATTCCATCAGCGGAAACAATTACGCCCGAGGGCAAACTAAATTCCAGCCGGATACTCCTTGTAAATAAGGATGACGCAACTGAAACAACTTTCCTCATTGGAAGCTACGGCATCAAACAGAGTAATCCCGACTACGTTTCGGTGCAGGTAATAAATACAATTCTTGGCGGCAGGTTTACTTCCTGGCTCAATGATGAGCTGAGGGTAAATTCCGGCCTTACCTACGGGGCTCGCAGCGATTTTTCGGCACTGAAGGAAACAGGAACCTTTACAATAAGCACTTATACAGGAACTGCCACAACCGTCGATGCAATTGACATCGCCTTAAAGGTCTTAAAACGCCTGCATGAAAAGGGGATTGACGAGAAGACACTTACATCCGCAAAAAATTACCTTAAAGGGCAGTTTCCGCCAAAGTATGAAACCGCCGGAGCGCTTTCGCAGCTGCTCGTGAACATGTTTACCTATAATTTCAATGAGTCTTTTATAAACGACTTTGAAAAGAACGTCGACAGCCTGACACTCGATAAAGCAAAGGAAATTATTGCTAAGTATTTTCCTGAGAACAACTTGCAGTTTGTACTTATAGGCAAGGCTTCCGAGATCAAAGAGAAGGTTGCAAAGTACGGACAGATGACTACGGTTGATATTAAGGATGACAGCTTTTAA
- a CDS encoding imidazolonepropionase produces MLELLYSPSVIVTAAANGKNFKRGGEMREVQALEGHSVVIEDEIIKDILPDAAAKKGKYDKIIDLKGKTLLPGLIDCHTHLVFAGSRADEFRQKISGATYEEIASKGGGIKKTVGAVRKTSPEDLVKIARPRIEYAISQGITTLEIKSGYGLSLEDEIKLLRVINHLKAFYEIDIIPTFLGAHTFPGEYEHDREGYVRLINDKMLPLAAKEGLAVFCDAFLEATAFNKEEVAKIFSKARDLGFKIKLHSEQFNAMGGIDVALSYGATSLDHLEMITDEGISKIAATETVCVLLPGVSFFLNYGFAPARKLIEKGAIVALSTDYNPGSSNIANLNLVMSLAAIKMKMTVEEVISAVTINAAKALDLSHKTGSIEIGKKADLAVFDTGEYSDIVYQVGKNLNCMTIKNGRVIYTGKI; encoded by the coding sequence ATGCTTGAATTGCTTTATTCTCCTTCGGTAATCGTAACGGCTGCAGCCAATGGGAAGAACTTTAAGCGCGGTGGCGAGATGCGCGAAGTTCAGGCTCTTGAAGGGCACTCGGTTGTAATTGAGGATGAGATAATTAAAGACATCCTCCCTGACGCCGCGGCTAAAAAGGGTAAATACGATAAGATAATTGATCTTAAAGGAAAAACATTGCTCCCGGGCCTGATCGACTGCCACACTCACCTTGTCTTTGCGGGTTCAAGAGCAGATGAATTCAGGCAGAAGATCTCTGGAGCGACTTATGAAGAAATTGCATCTAAAGGCGGGGGAATAAAAAAAACGGTCGGGGCCGTAAGAAAAACCAGTCCTGAAGACCTGGTTAAAATTGCCCGGCCCAGGATAGAATACGCCATCTCGCAGGGAATTACAACGCTTGAAATTAAAAGCGGTTACGGCCTCAGCCTGGAAGACGAGATAAAACTTCTGAGGGTAATAAACCATCTCAAGGCGTTCTATGAAATTGACATCATTCCAACATTTCTTGGCGCCCATACATTCCCCGGGGAATACGAGCATGACAGAGAAGGCTATGTAAGACTTATTAATGATAAAATGCTCCCCCTTGCGGCAAAAGAAGGCTTGGCAGTGTTCTGCGACGCATTCCTGGAGGCTACGGCATTTAATAAGGAAGAGGTCGCTAAGATTTTCTCAAAAGCCAGGGATCTGGGCTTTAAGATAAAGCTGCATTCAGAGCAGTTTAACGCCATGGGGGGTATAGACGTTGCCTTAAGCTACGGAGCCACCAGCCTTGACCACCTGGAGATGATTACAGATGAAGGGATCAGTAAAATTGCCGCAACCGAAACCGTTTGCGTGCTTCTTCCCGGGGTATCCTTTTTTCTTAATTACGGCTTTGCGCCTGCACGCAAACTGATTGAAAAGGGCGCAATTGTTGCGCTTTCAACGGATTATAACCCGGGATCATCAAACATTGCAAATTTGAACCTTGTAATGAGCCTTGCTGCAATAAAGATGAAAATGACAGTTGAAGAGGTGATTTCGGCAGTTACCATAAATGCCGCAAAAGCACTTGACTTAAGCCATAAGACCGGAAGCATTGAAATTGGGAAAAAAGCCGACCTGGCGGTTTTTGACACCGGGGAATATTCAGACATAGTCTATCAGGTCGGGAAAAATCTCAACTGCATGACAATAAAAAACGGGCGCGTAATTTATACAGGAAAAATATAA
- a CDS encoding inorganic diphosphatase: protein MGVIEAKQSAKKGKFERNDRLIAVFAKSHIYSDIRSLQQLNKSTLEEIQFFFETYNRYKGKEFKALGQYGPKQALKLVKQGIKLFKENNS, encoded by the coding sequence ATCGGCGTAATTGAGGCGAAGCAGTCTGCAAAGAAGGGAAAATTTGAACGCAACGACCGTCTTATAGCTGTATTTGCAAAGTCGCACATATATAGCGATATCAGGAGCCTCCAGCAGCTGAATAAAAGCACGCTTGAGGAAATCCAGTTTTTCTTTGAGACTTACAACAGGTACAAAGGAAAGGAATTCAAAGCCCTGGGACAGTACGGCCCCAAACAGGCACTTAAGCTGGTGAAGCAGGGAATAAAGCTTTTTAAGGAGAACAACAGCTGA
- a CDS encoding HAD family hydrolase, producing the protein MKAIIFDFGGTLDTDGTHWGIKFHEVYLGSGIMIPEKVFRNAYVLAERDMAGKLKKNTGLLETLNKQISFQLKHLVNDYNCRFYDDLPQIADDLSRKCYSEVKNNTGYIYNTLLNLSKKYTLGVISNFYSNLVQVLKDLGIYELFSLVMDSELTGIRKPDREFYQEMLGKTALKPEELIMIGDSYDNDIVPSKSLGCRTIWLKGRAWKYPEDYSMADFIIGSLSEVESAVEIMEKMTSPKSLSPYAK; encoded by the coding sequence ATGAAAGCAATAATTTTTGACTTCGGCGGTACACTCGATACCGACGGTACCCATTGGGGAATAAAGTTCCATGAGGTTTACCTCGGCTCAGGGATCATGATTCCGGAGAAGGTATTCAGAAATGCTTATGTTCTGGCTGAACGGGATATGGCGGGAAAACTAAAGAAAAATACAGGCCTTCTTGAAACTCTCAACAAGCAGATCTCCTTTCAGCTGAAGCACCTGGTAAATGATTATAACTGCAGGTTCTACGACGATCTGCCTCAGATAGCGGATGACCTTTCCCGGAAGTGCTATAGCGAAGTAAAAAATAATACCGGTTATATATACAATACGCTCCTTAACCTTTCAAAGAAGTATACGCTCGGCGTCATTTCAAACTTTTACAGCAACCTTGTTCAGGTGCTTAAGGATTTAGGAATATATGAACTTTTCTCTCTTGTAATGGATTCTGAACTAACAGGCATAAGGAAACCCGACAGGGAGTTTTACCAGGAGATGCTTGGTAAAACAGCACTTAAGCCTGAAGAGCTCATAATGATTGGGGATTCATACGACAATGACATCGTGCCCTCGAAAAGCCTGGGCTGCAGGACCATCTGGCTTAAAGGCCGCGCCTGGAAATATCCGGAGGATTATTCAATGGCTGACTTTATTATCGGCAGCCTGAGCGAAGTTGAAAGTGCCGTCGAAATAATGGAAAAGATGACCTCCCCAAAATCCTTATCCCCATATGCAAAATAG
- a CDS encoding DUF1343 domain-containing protein, with the protein MKKIFFLFSVLLLSVSLNAQTFKVKTGIDVLKEKNFDLLKGKRVGLITNPTGVDQHLKSTIDILFETPGVKLVALYGPEHGVRGDYAAGEHVDFYTDPVTKLPVYSLYGKTRKPTPEMLKDIDVLVYDIQDNGCRSYTYISTMGVAMEAAAENNKEFVVLDRPNPLTGLKVEGNLVEDGFISFVSQFKIPYVYGLTCGELAKMLNNEGMLKDGIKCKLTVVPMKGWKRSMSFSETGLIWVPASPHVAHKDSPEYYVSTGVMGELGTVSEGVGYTIPFETFAAEWIDGKKLADKMNSLGIEGVLFRPMTFKPFYGGNQGKELHGVQIHLLDMKKVNLLSLQFLFMQVNNELYPDKNPFTLAKQDRIDFFDKVAGTDKVRKIFSEKMLYSDVKPFLDKDVEQFRKLSKKYYLYR; encoded by the coding sequence ATGAAAAAAATCTTTTTTTTGTTTTCAGTATTGCTGTTGTCAGTTAGTCTGAACGCTCAGACTTTTAAGGTAAAGACAGGTATTGACGTTCTTAAGGAGAAGAATTTCGACCTCCTGAAAGGTAAAAGAGTAGGCTTGATTACAAACCCCACAGGCGTCGACCAGCACCTTAAGTCGACTATAGACATACTCTTTGAAACCCCCGGAGTTAAGCTTGTTGCGCTCTACGGCCCCGAGCACGGCGTAAGAGGCGATTATGCAGCCGGTGAGCACGTGGATTTCTATACCGATCCGGTTACAAAACTTCCCGTTTATTCTCTTTACGGAAAAACCAGGAAACCGACCCCCGAGATGCTGAAGGATATAGATGTACTGGTCTATGACATTCAGGATAACGGCTGCCGCTCATACACATATATTTCAACTATGGGTGTTGCCATGGAAGCCGCGGCAGAAAACAACAAGGAGTTTGTTGTGCTCGACCGCCCTAACCCGTTAACGGGCCTTAAAGTGGAAGGAAACCTGGTTGAAGACGGTTTCATCTCTTTTGTAAGCCAGTTCAAGATCCCTTACGTTTACGGCCTGACCTGCGGAGAGCTCGCAAAGATGTTAAACAACGAAGGGATGCTTAAAGACGGGATTAAGTGCAAGCTTACGGTTGTTCCTATGAAGGGCTGGAAGCGCAGCATGTCTTTCAGTGAAACGGGACTCATCTGGGTGCCTGCAAGCCCGCACGTAGCTCATAAAGACTCGCCTGAATACTATGTTTCAACCGGAGTTATGGGTGAGCTCGGTACGGTCTCAGAAGGCGTTGGCTACACGATTCCTTTTGAAACCTTTGCCGCCGAATGGATTGACGGGAAAAAACTTGCGGACAAGATGAATTCACTCGGAATTGAAGGTGTGCTCTTCAGGCCTATGACATTTAAGCCGTTCTACGGCGGCAATCAGGGCAAGGAGCTTCACGGCGTACAGATACATCTGCTCGATATGAAGAAAGTAAACCTTCTTTCTCTGCAGTTCCTTTTTATGCAGGTAAACAATGAATTATACCCGGATAAGAACCCATTTACATTGGCCAAGCAGGACAGGATAGACTTTTTTGACAAGGTGGCAGGAACAGACAAGGTAAGAAAGATCTTCAGTGAAAAGATGCTCTATAGCGACGTAAAGCCGTTTCTTGATAAAGACGTCGAACAGTTCAGAAAGCTCTCAAAGAAATACTACCTCTACCGCTAG
- the ftcD gene encoding glutamate formimidoyltransferase, producing the protein MKIIECVPNFSEGRNEAVFEAISGAVSKVEDVKLLSLEPDRDYNRVVVTLAGSEKGILEGTIEACKAAAQGIDMRNHKGEHPRLGAIDVVPFVPVKNTSMEECVKISEEFGKRISEELNLPVYLYEEASRTPQRKLLSNIRKGEYEGLEEKLKDPSWAPDFGKAEFNAKLGALVTGARFFLIAYNVNIKSPDIKYSKEIAEILRETGRPQRDENGSVVKVDGQTVKIPGRLKTVQGMGVFLEKYNITQVSMNLKNYTVVPIHLAFEEVKKEARRLGVEVEGSEIVGLVPLEALLMAGRFYSENKETNETKLVEIAVERLGLSSLNPFIPEQKIIDYMI; encoded by the coding sequence ATGAAAATTATCGAATGCGTACCTAACTTCAGTGAAGGCAGAAATGAGGCTGTCTTTGAGGCCATTTCAGGCGCAGTCTCAAAAGTAGAAGACGTAAAGCTCTTGAGCCTTGAGCCCGACAGGGATTATAACCGTGTAGTTGTAACGCTGGCAGGAAGTGAAAAAGGGATTCTTGAGGGCACAATAGAGGCCTGTAAGGCAGCAGCCCAGGGGATCGACATGAGGAATCATAAAGGAGAGCACCCGCGCCTGGGGGCAATAGACGTAGTACCTTTTGTTCCTGTTAAAAATACTTCAATGGAAGAGTGCGTAAAGATCTCGGAGGAGTTCGGAAAGAGGATCTCCGAAGAGCTAAATCTCCCGGTCTACTTATATGAAGAAGCCAGCCGCACGCCGCAGAGGAAACTCCTTTCTAACATACGCAAGGGTGAATACGAAGGCCTGGAAGAAAAACTTAAGGACCCTTCATGGGCGCCTGACTTCGGCAAAGCGGAATTTAATGCAAAGCTTGGGGCACTTGTAACGGGAGCCAGGTTCTTCCTTATAGCCTACAACGTCAACATTAAATCCCCCGACATAAAGTATTCAAAAGAGATTGCTGAGATCCTGAGAGAAACCGGGAGGCCGCAAAGAGATGAAAACGGCAGCGTTGTAAAAGTGGACGGGCAGACAGTTAAAATACCGGGACGCCTTAAGACCGTTCAGGGGATGGGGGTTTTCCTGGAGAAATACAACATAACACAGGTATCCATGAATCTCAAGAACTATACGGTTGTTCCGATACACCTGGCATTTGAAGAGGTAAAGAAAGAAGCCAGAAGACTCGGCGTGGAGGTGGAAGGAAGTGAAATTGTGGGCCTTGTACCGCTTGAGGCTCTCCTTATGGCCGGCAGGTTCTACAGTGAGAACAAAGAGACCAATGAAACAAAACTGGTGGAAATTGCCGTTGAGCGCCTGGGCCTAAGCAGCCTGAACCCTTTTATACCGGAACAGAAAATAATCGATTACATGATCTGA
- a CDS encoding inorganic diphosphatase, translating to MAEIPKYRSLLFMETFEEDSDNLNVIIETPKGSRNKYKYAPTLDVFKLDGSLQAGASFPFDFGFIPSTEVEDGDPLDILVLMDQ from the coding sequence ATGGCTGAAATACCAAAGTACAGGTCGCTGCTTTTTATGGAAACCTTTGAGGAGGATTCAGACAACCTGAACGTAATTATTGAAACACCGAAAGGGAGCAGGAATAAATATAAGTATGCTCCAACGCTTGACGTCTTCAAGCTCGATGGCTCGCTTCAGGCCGGAGCCAGCTTTCCCTTTGATTTTGGCTTTATACCCTCTACAGAAGTTGAAGACGGCGATCCCCTGGATATCCTTGTCCTCATGGACCAGTAA